The following proteins are encoded in a genomic region of Nomascus leucogenys isolate Asia chromosome 17, Asia_NLE_v1, whole genome shotgun sequence:
- the GCA gene encoding grancalcin has translation MAYPGYGGGFGDFSIQVPGMQMGQPVPETGPAILLDGYSGYPAYSDTYSSAGDSVYTYFNAIAGQGGEVDAEELQRCLTQSGISGTYSPFSLETCRIMIAMLDRDHTGKMGFNEFKELWAALNAWKENFMTVDQDGSGTVEHHELRQAIDLMGYRLNPKTLTTIVKRYSKNGRIFFDDYVACCVKLRALTDFFRRRDHLQQGSANFVYDDFLQGTMAI, from the exons ATGGCCTACCCGGGATACGGAGGAGGG TTTGGAGATTTTAGCATTCAGGTGCCAGGAATGCAGATGGGACAGCCAGTGCCAGAAACAGGCCCAGCTATACTCCTCGATGGATACTCTGGGTACCCAGCATATTCAGACACTTATTCTTCAGCTGGTGACTCCGTGTATACTTACTTCAATGCTATTGCTGGACAG ggTGGTGAAGTGGATGCTGAAGAACTTCAGAGATGTTTGACACAGTCTGGAATTAGTGGAACTTACTCTC CCTTCAGTTTGGAAACCTGCAGAATTATGATTGCCATGTTGGAT AGAGATCACACAGGAAAAATGGGATTTAATGAATTCAAAGAGCTATGGGCAGCTCTTAATGCCTGGAAGGAAAACTTCATGACTGTTGATCAAGATGGAAGTGGCACAGTAGAACATCATGAGTTGCGTCAAGCCATTGATCTTATGG GTTATAGGTTGAATCCTAAAACATTAACTACTATTGTTAAACGTTATAGCAAGAATGGCAGAATTTTCTTTGATGATTATGTTGCTTGCTGTGTGAAGCTTCGAGCATTGACAG atttcTTTAGGAGAAGAGACCACTTGCAACAAGGGTCTGCGAATTTCGTATATGATGAT TTTTTGCAGGGCACTATGGCAATTTGA